The Streptomyces sp. NBC_00335 DNA window GGCTGCCGGGTGCGCAGTGGTCACTGTGGCGGGTCTGCTTGCTCACGCCTGGTCTCCGTCCGTGGCGTCGGTTCCATCGGTCGCGTCGGCTCCGTCGGTCGCGCCGGTGCCGTCGGTCGCGCCGGTGCCGTCGGTCGCGCCGGCTCCATCGGTCGCGCCGGTGCCGTCCGTGCCGAGGTAGCCGCAGGCGGCCGCGCGGCGCAGGGCTTCGGCCTTGGCGCCCGGGGCGTCCAGCGGTCCGTCGACCAGCCCCGCGAAGCCGATCGCGATGCGGTCCCCGCCGATGGGGACGAGGCCGACCTCGCCCTCGCCGTGCGGGTCGAACCGTACGGACGAGCCCGCCGGCACGCACAGCCGCATGCCGTACGCCGCCGCGCGGTCGAAGTCGAGGCGCGGGTTGGCCTCGAAGAAGTGGAAGTGGGAGGTGACGCTCACCGGCACCGCGGCGGTGTTGCGCACGTGCAGGTGGACCACGGGCTCCGGCTGGGGGGCTCCGGGGCCGGGTACGACCGCGCCCGGGGCGTCCTCGCCCAGGCCGACGGCGCCCCGGATCGGGGACGAGACCACCGCGAGGCGGGATCCGTCGTCGAAGACGGCCTCCACGTGCACCTCGGTGACCACGTCGCTGACGCCGGGCAGCACGTCGGCGGGGCCCAGCACGGAGCGGGCCTCCTCGATGGCCTCCGCCAGCCGCTTGCCGTCACGCGCGGCCTCGCAGACCGTGTCCGCGATGAGCGCGGTGGCCTCCGGGACGTTGAGTTTGAGTCCGCGGGCCCGTCGGGCCCTGGCCAGTTCCGCAGCGCTGCGGAGAAGCAGCCGGTCGCGCTCCGTAGGGGTCAGCCGCACGCCGATCCACCACCCTTTGAGTCGATGGGTT harbors:
- the ureA gene encoding urease subunit gamma, whose protein sequence is MRLTPTERDRLLLRSAAELARARRARGLKLNVPEATALIADTVCEAARDGKRLAEAIEEARSVLGPADVLPGVSDVVTEVHVEAVFDDGSRLAVVSSPIRGAVGLGEDAPGAVVPGPGAPQPEPVVHLHVRNTAAVPVSVTSHFHFFEANPRLDFDRAAAYGMRLCVPAGSSVRFDPHGEGEVGLVPIGGDRIAIGFAGLVDGPLDAPGAKAEALRRAAACGYLGTDGTGATDGAGATDGTGATDGTGATDGADATDGTDATDGDQA